In Populus trichocarpa isolate Nisqually-1 chromosome 12, P.trichocarpa_v4.1, whole genome shotgun sequence, a genomic segment contains:
- the LOC7458040 gene encoding M phase phosphoprotein 10 isoform X1 translates to MAIPSEAAAAALEALNRLKSTNPPLWLAPSPSLSQTARTACKHIFSSINPHVAKSLFDQLLIDGFDVEQIWQQIDLQSQPLLSTLRRQVLHFEKNPEEIRVTGEKVLQGKNNGVEEKEVKKIDGVGNGDDDDMDMYGIDDEDDDDDEEEEEVSEEEESGEEEGEKGVVEDKFLKIKDLEDFLEDEDAKEYGLDTKKNNKKDNLSEEDDEDEDDDEGEGGEDDEDDELGVFGDGDEEDEDASKHARYEDFFGSKRRKILKRKSKEDSSSDDELDDEAVDERKGRLSTHEKQLQKLQSEIEQMEKANLEPKTWTMQGEVTAASRPKNSALEVDLDFEHNMRPAPVITEEVTATLEDMIKNRIIEGQFNDIQKAPSLPSKAPRELKELDDNKSKKGLADVYEEEYVQKTNPAAAPLSFLDEQKKEASVLFKKLCLKLDALSHYHFAPKPVIEDMSIQANVPALAMEEIAPMAVSDAAMLAPEEVFSGKGDIKEEAELTQAERKRRRANKKRKFKAESVKGTAKKARENTTLYHDDGKEE, encoded by the exons ATGGCAATACCTAgcgaagcagcagcagcagccttaGAAGCCTTAAATCGCCTAAAATCGACTAACCCACCACTATGGCTAGCACCATCGCCTTCTCTGTCTCAAACAGCACGCACGGCCTGTAAACATATCTTCTCTTCAATAAATCCTCATGTCGCTAAATCGCTCTTTGATCAACTTCTAATTGACGGGTTTGATGTTGAGCAGATTTGGCAGCAAATTGACTTACAATCACAGCCGTTGTTGTCCACTTTACGCCGTCAAGTTTTGCACTTTGAGAAGAATCCAGAGGAAATTAGAGTAACTGGTGAGAAGGTCTTACAAGGGAAAAACAACGGTGTAGAAGAGAAGGaggtgaaaaaaattgatggggTTGGTAATGGTGACGACGACGACATGGATATGTATggaattgatgatgaagatgacgatgatgatgaagaggaggaggaggtaaGTGAAGAGGAAGAGAGTGGAGAAGAGGAGGGAGAAAAGGGAGTGGTAGAGGATAAGTTTTTGAAGATAAAGGATTTGGAGGATTTTTTGGAGGATGAGGATGCCAAGGAATATGGACTAGATACaaagaagaataacaagaaagaCAATTTAAGTGAGGAGGATGACGAAGACGAGGATGATGATGAAGGTGAGGGAGGagaggatgatgaagatgatgag CTTGGGGTTTTTGGCGATggtgatgaggaagatgaagatgcAAGCAAGCATGCCAG ATATGAAGACTTCTTTGGCagtaaaaggagaaaaatcttaaaaagaaagTCAAAAGAAGACTCAAGCTCAGATGATGAACTTGATGATGAAGCAGTTGATGAG AGAAAAGGTAGACTTTCTACCCATGAAAAACAACTTCAGAAGCTTCAATCTGAGATAGAGCAGATGGAGAAAGCAAATTTGGAGCCAAAAACTTGGACCATGCAAGGAGAG GTAACTGCTGCAAGCAGACCCAAGAATAGTGCACTAGAAGTTGATTTAGACTTTGAACACAATATGAGGCCTGCCCCTGTAATCACTGAGGAGGTTACTGCAACACTGGAAGATATGATTAAGAATAGGATCATTGAG GGACAGTTTAATGACATTCAGAAGGCTCCCAGTTTACCCTCTAAAGCACCGAGAGAACTGAAAGAGTTG GATGATAATAAGAGCAAGAAGGGTCTTGCCGATGTTTATGAG GAAGAATATGTTCAAAAGACAAATCCAGCTGCTGCACCGTTATCTTTCTTAGATGAACAGAAGAAGGAG GCAAGTGTCCTGTTCAAAAAACTGTGCTTGAAGTTGGATGCACTTTCTCACTACCACTTTGCTCCCAAACCT GTCATAGAAGACATGTCTATCCAAGCAAATGTCCCTGCTCTTGCTATGGAAGAG ATTGCACCCATGGCAGTTTCAGATGCAGCTATGCTGGCTCCAGAAGAAGTTTTTTCAGGCAAAGGTGATATTAAGGAAGAAGCAGAACTTACGCAGGCtgagaggaagaggaggagggctaacaagaaaagaaaatttaagg CTGAATCGGTTAAAGGGACAGCAAAGAAGGCACGAGAGAACACAACACTATACCACGATGATG GCAAGGAAGAATAG
- the LOC7458040 gene encoding M phase phosphoprotein 10 isoform X3 has translation MAIPSEAAAAALEALNRLKSTNPPLWLAPSPSLSQTARTACKHIFSSINPHVAKSLFDQLLIDGFDVEQIWQQIDLQSQPLLSTLRRQVLHFEKNPEEIRVTGEKVLQGKNNGVEEKEVKKIDGVGNGDDDDMDMYGIDDEDDDDDEEEEEVSEEEESGEEEGEKGVVEDKFLKIKDLEDFLEDEDAKEYGLDTKKNNKKDNLSEEDDEDEDDDEGEGGEDDEDDELGVFGDGDEEDEDASKHARYEDFFGSKRRKILKRKSKEDSSSDDELDDEAVDERKGRLSTHEKQLQKLQSEIEQMEKANLEPKTWTMQGEVTAASRPKNSALEVDLDFEHNMRPAPVITEEVTATLEDMIKNRIIEGQFNDIQKAPSLPSKAPRELKELDDNKSKKGLADVYEEEYVQKTNPAAAPLSFLDEQKKEVIEDMSIQANVPALAMEEIAPMAVSDAAMLAPEEVFSGKGDIKEEAELTQAERKRRRANKKRKFKAESVKGTAKKARENTTLYHDDGKEE, from the exons ATGGCAATACCTAgcgaagcagcagcagcagccttaGAAGCCTTAAATCGCCTAAAATCGACTAACCCACCACTATGGCTAGCACCATCGCCTTCTCTGTCTCAAACAGCACGCACGGCCTGTAAACATATCTTCTCTTCAATAAATCCTCATGTCGCTAAATCGCTCTTTGATCAACTTCTAATTGACGGGTTTGATGTTGAGCAGATTTGGCAGCAAATTGACTTACAATCACAGCCGTTGTTGTCCACTTTACGCCGTCAAGTTTTGCACTTTGAGAAGAATCCAGAGGAAATTAGAGTAACTGGTGAGAAGGTCTTACAAGGGAAAAACAACGGTGTAGAAGAGAAGGaggtgaaaaaaattgatggggTTGGTAATGGTGACGACGACGACATGGATATGTATggaattgatgatgaagatgacgatgatgatgaagaggaggaggaggtaaGTGAAGAGGAAGAGAGTGGAGAAGAGGAGGGAGAAAAGGGAGTGGTAGAGGATAAGTTTTTGAAGATAAAGGATTTGGAGGATTTTTTGGAGGATGAGGATGCCAAGGAATATGGACTAGATACaaagaagaataacaagaaagaCAATTTAAGTGAGGAGGATGACGAAGACGAGGATGATGATGAAGGTGAGGGAGGagaggatgatgaagatgatgag CTTGGGGTTTTTGGCGATggtgatgaggaagatgaagatgcAAGCAAGCATGCCAG ATATGAAGACTTCTTTGGCagtaaaaggagaaaaatcttaaaaagaaagTCAAAAGAAGACTCAAGCTCAGATGATGAACTTGATGATGAAGCAGTTGATGAG AGAAAAGGTAGACTTTCTACCCATGAAAAACAACTTCAGAAGCTTCAATCTGAGATAGAGCAGATGGAGAAAGCAAATTTGGAGCCAAAAACTTGGACCATGCAAGGAGAG GTAACTGCTGCAAGCAGACCCAAGAATAGTGCACTAGAAGTTGATTTAGACTTTGAACACAATATGAGGCCTGCCCCTGTAATCACTGAGGAGGTTACTGCAACACTGGAAGATATGATTAAGAATAGGATCATTGAG GGACAGTTTAATGACATTCAGAAGGCTCCCAGTTTACCCTCTAAAGCACCGAGAGAACTGAAAGAGTTG GATGATAATAAGAGCAAGAAGGGTCTTGCCGATGTTTATGAG GAAGAATATGTTCAAAAGACAAATCCAGCTGCTGCACCGTTATCTTTCTTAGATGAACAGAAGAAGGAG GTCATAGAAGACATGTCTATCCAAGCAAATGTCCCTGCTCTTGCTATGGAAGAG ATTGCACCCATGGCAGTTTCAGATGCAGCTATGCTGGCTCCAGAAGAAGTTTTTTCAGGCAAAGGTGATATTAAGGAAGAAGCAGAACTTACGCAGGCtgagaggaagaggaggagggctaacaagaaaagaaaatttaagg CTGAATCGGTTAAAGGGACAGCAAAGAAGGCACGAGAGAACACAACACTATACCACGATGATG GCAAGGAAGAATAG
- the LOC7458039 gene encoding uncharacterized protein LOC7458039 gives MQSLNLRLSTDFSTGTRRFVPGRSFGEERRQCLSFRVSYRNCRIVACSVERDGNGEGTSSSSGSDHSPSSFLSRSQTYAMLKQQMEVAAQSEDYEEAARIRDSLKSFEEEEPVLRLHRLLKEAVADEQFEDAARYRDELKEIVPHSLLKCSSDATTLGIRNQVRSLYIEGRSQPSKGQYFFAYRIRITNNSDRPVQLLRRHWIITDAKGKTENVWGVGVIGEQPVILPRTAFEYSSACPLCTPNGRMEGDFEMKHIDKAGSPAFNVAIAPFSLSILGDGSDAF, from the exons atgcaGTCCCTCAATCTGAGACTGTCGACGGATTTTAGTACGGGTACGAGGAGGTTTGTTCCAGGTCGGAGCTTCGGAGAGGAGAGGAGACAGTGTTTGAGTTTCAGAGTTTCCTACAGAAATTGTCGGATTGTTGCATGTTCTGTTGAGAGAGATGGAAACGGTGAAGGAACAAGTTCCAGTTCGGGTTCTGATCATAGTCCGAGTTCGTTTTTGTCTCGGAGTCAAACGTATGCTATGCTAAAACAACAAATGGAGGTTGCTGCGCAATCTGAG GATTATGAAGAAGCTGCGAGAATTCGTGATTCGTTGAAATCATTTGAGGAAGAGGAACCAGTTTTGCGGCTGCATAGGTTGCTGAAGGAGGCAGTTGCTGATGAGCAGTTTGAG GATGCAGCTAGGTATCGAGATGAGTTAAAGGAAATTGTGCCACACTCTCTCTTGAAATGTTCAAGTGATGCAACTACCTTG GGGATCAGGAATCAAGTTAGGAGCTTGTACATCGAGGGCCGAAGTCAGCCTTCAAAGGGGCAGTACTTCTTTGCATATAGAATAAGAATCACTAATAACTCAGATCGCCCCGTTCAACTTCTCAGAAGACACTGGATTATCACAGATGCCAAAGGAAAAACTGAAAATGTTTG GGGAGTTGGAGTTATTGGTGAACAGCCAGTTATACTTCCTAGGACAGCATTTGAATACTCATCTGCATGCCCGCTATGCACTCCCAATGGTAGAATG GAAGGTGACTTTGAGATGAAACACATCGACAAAGCAGGCTCACCCGCGTTCAATGTTGCTATTGCCCCGTTTTCTCTCTCAATACTTGGAGATGGAAGTGATGCCTTTTGA
- the LOC7458040 gene encoding M phase phosphoprotein 10 isoform X2 — protein MAIPSEAAAAALEALNRLKSTNPPLWLAPSPSLSQTARTACKHIFSSINPHVAKSLFDQLLIDGFDVEQIWQQIDLQSQPLLSTLRRQVLHFEKNPEEIRVTGEKVLQGKNNGVEEKEVKKIDGVGNGDDDDMDMYGIDDEDDDDDEEEEEVSEEEESGEEEGEKGVVEDKFLKIKDLEDFLEDEDAKEYGLDTKKNNKKDNLSEEDDEDEDDDEGEGGEDDEDDELGVFGDGDEEDEDASKHARYEDFFGSKRRKILKRKSKEDSSSDDELDDEAVDERKGRLSTHEKQLQKLQSEIEQMEKANLEPKTWTMQGEVTAASRPKNSALEVDLDFEHNMRPAPVITEEVTATLEDMIKNRIIEFNDIQKAPSLPSKAPRELKELDDNKSKKGLADVYEEEYVQKTNPAAAPLSFLDEQKKEASVLFKKLCLKLDALSHYHFAPKPVIEDMSIQANVPALAMEEIAPMAVSDAAMLAPEEVFSGKGDIKEEAELTQAERKRRRANKKRKFKAESVKGTAKKARENTTLYHDDGKEE, from the exons ATGGCAATACCTAgcgaagcagcagcagcagccttaGAAGCCTTAAATCGCCTAAAATCGACTAACCCACCACTATGGCTAGCACCATCGCCTTCTCTGTCTCAAACAGCACGCACGGCCTGTAAACATATCTTCTCTTCAATAAATCCTCATGTCGCTAAATCGCTCTTTGATCAACTTCTAATTGACGGGTTTGATGTTGAGCAGATTTGGCAGCAAATTGACTTACAATCACAGCCGTTGTTGTCCACTTTACGCCGTCAAGTTTTGCACTTTGAGAAGAATCCAGAGGAAATTAGAGTAACTGGTGAGAAGGTCTTACAAGGGAAAAACAACGGTGTAGAAGAGAAGGaggtgaaaaaaattgatggggTTGGTAATGGTGACGACGACGACATGGATATGTATggaattgatgatgaagatgacgatgatgatgaagaggaggaggaggtaaGTGAAGAGGAAGAGAGTGGAGAAGAGGAGGGAGAAAAGGGAGTGGTAGAGGATAAGTTTTTGAAGATAAAGGATTTGGAGGATTTTTTGGAGGATGAGGATGCCAAGGAATATGGACTAGATACaaagaagaataacaagaaagaCAATTTAAGTGAGGAGGATGACGAAGACGAGGATGATGATGAAGGTGAGGGAGGagaggatgatgaagatgatgag CTTGGGGTTTTTGGCGATggtgatgaggaagatgaagatgcAAGCAAGCATGCCAG ATATGAAGACTTCTTTGGCagtaaaaggagaaaaatcttaaaaagaaagTCAAAAGAAGACTCAAGCTCAGATGATGAACTTGATGATGAAGCAGTTGATGAG AGAAAAGGTAGACTTTCTACCCATGAAAAACAACTTCAGAAGCTTCAATCTGAGATAGAGCAGATGGAGAAAGCAAATTTGGAGCCAAAAACTTGGACCATGCAAGGAGAG GTAACTGCTGCAAGCAGACCCAAGAATAGTGCACTAGAAGTTGATTTAGACTTTGAACACAATATGAGGCCTGCCCCTGTAATCACTGAGGAGGTTACTGCAACACTGGAAGATATGATTAAGAATAGGATCATTGAG TTTAATGACATTCAGAAGGCTCCCAGTTTACCCTCTAAAGCACCGAGAGAACTGAAAGAGTTG GATGATAATAAGAGCAAGAAGGGTCTTGCCGATGTTTATGAG GAAGAATATGTTCAAAAGACAAATCCAGCTGCTGCACCGTTATCTTTCTTAGATGAACAGAAGAAGGAG GCAAGTGTCCTGTTCAAAAAACTGTGCTTGAAGTTGGATGCACTTTCTCACTACCACTTTGCTCCCAAACCT GTCATAGAAGACATGTCTATCCAAGCAAATGTCCCTGCTCTTGCTATGGAAGAG ATTGCACCCATGGCAGTTTCAGATGCAGCTATGCTGGCTCCAGAAGAAGTTTTTTCAGGCAAAGGTGATATTAAGGAAGAAGCAGAACTTACGCAGGCtgagaggaagaggaggagggctaacaagaaaagaaaatttaagg CTGAATCGGTTAAAGGGACAGCAAAGAAGGCACGAGAGAACACAACACTATACCACGATGATG GCAAGGAAGAATAG
- the LOC7456897 gene encoding uncharacterized protein LOC7456897, which yields MDGEGTHDTISRGPDPFHSINSDGGDASPSQYSSCGESEFERYCSANSVMGTPSYSSSFGASFNDCIESDLGSLKSLDDFGFDGNRNLEDRKLLNSVIDRLDGSFEENETGRLGICGASSNELDSRIWEIEKGDLGRVGCGENEDCQSGLDVEVDLGFDGGKDGGSSRYGYSEDDDSICGCGSDDEKRKNLYFRRNVLLGEEGKVGGENPLLMGSSVAFGSEDWDDFELETGGGIGASLTLDKFQQQEQGLATDGNFFSSIPVVSTVAPVIGDAEIGEDVTEEHAGIEDSEGDDLGEKLNSGTEIPYGVRNSIVDLVEDMRDISVVSCQVQGAHELAKDDKSTLIMPFGFPGYCEPQQEDARDISLNCNQAQGSNDTTELYKSCPVSDFFEVEQEPLVEITPVGLGLNFTDPHMEGLNPCVKSEEVVCTDDKKALENEEAGNFEVEADPLSDTTNQLHFCAVEYSENASAESLVTQKLNSTLPMLENNMKKASENAPGSVILYEDHSAVVKAENFELIEFYDEIVNEMEEILLDSGESPGARFLQGNHLFQSQLLLPLRDGGSTASTSGTNEAYPLITHPKRIDRVEVVGAKQKKGDVSLSERLVGVKEYTMYIIRVWSGKDQWEVERRYRDFHTLYRRLKSLFADQGWTLPSPWSSVEKESRKIFGNASPDVVSERSVLIKECLHSTIHSGFFSSPPSALVWFLCPQGSFPSSPAARMPVARSIFSNKGADAGNISTLGKTISLIVEIQPHKSTKQMLEVQHYTCAGCHKHFDDGMTLMQDFVQTLGWGKPRLCEYTGQLFCSSCHTNETAVLPARVLHYWDFNQYPVSHLAKSYLDSIHEQPMLCVSAVNPLLFSKVPALHHIMGVRKKIGTMLQYVRCPFRRTINKVLGSRRYLLESNDFFPLRDLIDLSKGAFAALPVMVETVSRKILEHITEQCLICCDVGVPCSARQACNDPSSLIFPFQEGEIERCASCGSVFHKPCFRKLTNCSCGTRLSADQVMESTNMLSRKASGFVLGRRSGSSLHLGLLSGLFSKARPEKMKDEDTIILMGSLPTTSL from the exons atggatgGAGAGGGGACCCACGACACCATCTCCAGGGGGCCTGATCCGTTCCACTCTATCAATTCGGACGGTGGTGACGCCTCTCCGTCACAGTATTCCTCATGCGGAGAATCGGAGTTCGAGCGATACTGCAGCGCCAATTCAGTTATGGGCACACCTAGCTATAGTAGCTCATTTGGAGCCTCTTTTAATGATTGTATAGAGTCTGATCTTGGGTCTTTGAAAAGTTTGGATGATTTTGGGTTTGATGGTAATAGGAACTTGGAGGATAGAAAGCTTTTGAATTCGGTTATTGATCGTTTAGATGGCAGTTTTGAAGAGAATGAGACTGGTAGGTTGGGAATTTGTGGAGCAAGTAGTAATGAATTGGACAGTAGGATTTGGGAGATTGAGAAAGGGGATTTGGGTCGAGTTGGCTGTggagagaatgaagattgtcaAAGTGGGTTGGATGTAGAGGTAGATTTGGGATTTGATGGGGGGAAAGATGGGGGTTCGTCTAGATATGGATATTCGGAGGATGATGATTCCATTTGTGGGTGTGGTTCGGATgatgagaaaaggaagaatTTGTATTTTAGGAGGAATGTGTTGCTTGGTGAGGAAGGGAAAGTAGGTGGTGAGAATCCGTTGCTGATGGGTTCGTCTGTGGCTTTTGGGTCGGAAGATTGGGATGATTTTGAGCTAGAAACTGGGGGAGGCATTGGAGCTTCTTTGACCTTGGATAAATTTCAGCAGCAGGAGCAGGGTCTGGCGACTGACGGAAACTTTTTCAGTTCTATTCCTGTGGTTTCAACTGTAGCACCTGTTATTGGGGACGCAGAAATAGGGGAAGATGTGACTGAGGAACATGCTGGCATTGAAGACAGTGAAGGTGATGATTTGGGAGAGAAGCTCAATTCCGGTACTGAGATCCCTTATGGTGTACGGAATTCTATTGTGGATCTAGTGGAAGACATGAGAGACATTTCTGTAGTCAGTTGTCAGGTACAAGGTGCTCATGAATTGGCCAAAGATGATAAAAGTACTTTGATCATGCCATTTGGTTTTCCAGGCTATTGCGAACCACAGCAAGAAGATGCTAGAGACATTTCTCTTAACTGCAATCAAGCCCAAGGTAGTAACGACACAACAGAGCTTTACAAAAGTTGTCCTGTCAGCGACTTCTTTGAGGTGGAGCAGGAACCTCTTGTAGAAATAACCCCCGTAGGGTTAGGATTGAATTTTACAGATCCTCACATGGAAGGTCTGAATCCATGTGTGAAATCCGAGGAAGTTGTTTGTACCGATGATAAAAAAGCTTTGGAAAATGAAGAGGCTGGGAATTTTGAAGTAGAGGCAGATCCCCTTTCTGATACAACTAATCAACTTCATTTCTGCGCAGTTGAATACTCAGAAAATGCAAGTGCAGAATCCCTTGTGAcccaaaaattaaattcaactctgccaatgcttgaaaataacatgaaaaaagcATCAGAAAATGCTCCTGGTTCTGTGATTCTTTATGAAGACCATTCTGCAGTGGTTAAG GCAGAGAATTTTGAGCTTATTGAATTTTACGATGAGATTGTCAACGAAATGGAAGAAATTTTACTTGACTCCGGTGAGTCTCCAGGGGCTAGATTTCTTCAGGGTAATCATTTGTTTCAGTCACAGCTATTACTGCCGCTAAGAGATGGTGGGTCAACTGCTTCTACTTCTGGTACCAACGAGGCTTACCCGCTAATTACACATCCAAAGAGAATTGATAGGGTTGAAGTGGTAGGAGCAAAGCAGAAGAAAGGAGATGTCTCCCTTAGTGAAAGATTGGTTGGAGTGAAGGAATACACCATGTATATAATAAGGGTATGGAGTGGCAAAGACCAGTGGGAGGTTGAACGCAGGTATCGTGATTTCCATACGCTCTATCGCAGGCTGAAATCATTATTTGCTGACCAGGGCTGGACTCTTCCTTCTCCTTGGTCCTCTGTGGAAAAGGAATCTAGAAAAATATTCGGGAATGCATCTCCAGATGTTGTTTCTGAGAGAAGTGTTCTTATTAAGGAGTGTTTACATTCAACTATCCATTCTGGGTTCTTTTCCAGTCCCCCAAGTGCACTGGTTTGGTTCTTGTGTCCTCAAGGTTCATTTCCTAGTTCCCCTGCAGCAAGAATGCCAGTTGCTCGGTCTATATTTTCTAACAAAGGGGCAGATGCAGGAAATATTTCCACTTTAGGGAAGACAATATCGCTTATTGTTGAAATCCAGCCACACAAATCTACTAAACAGATGCTAGAAGTGCAACATTATACTTGTGCTGGATGCCACAAGCATTTTGATGATGGTATGACATTAATGCAGGACTTTGTACAGACACTTGGGTGGGGAAAGCCTCGGCTTTGCGAGTATACTGGTCAGTTATTTTGTTCTTCATGCCACACAAACGAGACTGCAGTTTTGCCAGCAAGAGTTCTACATTATTGGGATTTTAATCAATACCCAGTTTCTCATCTGGCCAAGTCATACTTGGATTCCATCCATGAGCAG CCCATGCTTTGTGTAAGCGCAGTCAATCCTCTCTTATTCTCCAAGGTCCCAGCCTTGCACCATATTATGGGTGTCAGGAAAAAAATTGGAACTATGCTTCAATATGTTCGATGTCCATTCCGCAGGACCATCAACAAAGTACTCGGTTCTCGAAGATATCTTCTTGAAAgcaatgatttttttccccttagaGACCTCATAGATCTCTCAAAAGGGGCATTTGCAG CACTACCGGTGATGGTGGAAACTGTTTCAAGGAAAATTCTGGAGCATATAACAGAGCAATGTCTCATATGCTGCGATGTGGGAGTCCCCTGCAGTGCCCGACAAGCTTGTAATGATCCATCTTCCCTCATATTCCCTTTTCAG gaaggtgaaattgaaaggtGTGCTTCTTGCGGATCAGTATTCCACAAGCCCTGCTTCAGAAAGCTTACAAATTGCTCTTGTGGGACACGCCTTAGTGCAGATCAGGTCATGGAGTCTACCAATATGTTGAGCCGTAAGGCCAGTGGTTTCGTGCTGGGAAGGAGATCGGGCTCTAGTTTGCATCTGGGATTGCTCTCTGGACTATTTTCGAAGGCACGTCCAGAAAAAATGAAGGACGAAGATACTATTATCTTAATGGGTTCTTTGCCAACCACTTCTCTTTAA